In Euphorbia lathyris chromosome 10, ddEupLath1.1, whole genome shotgun sequence, the DNA window TAAATTCCACAATTTGATGACCTGGCATTCCATAATTGTGGACGGCGGCATAACTGTGGATTCCAGGTACAGGTTGATTGAATTGTCCACGCGAGTTTACTCCAGGATTAACAGTCCCTGGCATGCCATATACCTGAACATATTGCTGACCAGTATAAGGATTATAAACACCCTGGGAAAAGACCAATAGAACACAAATCAGCTTTTAACTTTTTGATATAAAGACAGAAAACTGAAATTTAAAATACTGACCTGTGGATAGGCAAATTCAGACCCATAAGTTGCATACCtgcaaataaagaaaagaacTGAATTTCCTGAGATAAAAGACAACTAATGTGAGATACTTTTGTAATTAAACATGATGACCCAAGAATTCCTGTCAAATATTGACAGATGTTCACATAATTTGAACTGCTGAAAATAATTGAGCCAAAATGCTTTTGAAATTAAACAGAATGCAATTACTCTCATGCCCAAGTATTATCTAATTAGACAACTTGATTTTCAATATTCAAGTTCAGCAGTGACAGAATCAGTATATAAACGTCTCGTGCCCGTGCCCGTGTCTGTGTCCATTTCATGTCCATGTCCATTTTCTGTTCAAGGCTGTAAATGAAGGTTCAACATAGCTTATATTCATAAGCTAAAGAGCACCCCAAACAAACACAGAAACGGAAACGGACACCATAAACAAAGACCATGAATCCTCAAACCTGATAACCTATGTTGCAGGGACACAGACACAGAAATGGAAACTAACACTGTTTCcataaacattatttctaaaacataaccttcataaaataaGATTGACACGGACAAAAGCTACTAAAGAGGAGTGTCCTAGCAACATAGCTGGTAACCATGAAGGGCATCAAGTGAATGGCATTAAGTCAGAGTGTTATTTACCATCAACCTGAAAATGCTAGACTCTCAAATTGAATTCAAATATAAACCTATAGAATAAAAGAATCAACAAATTATCCAGATAAACAACAATCTTCTCAATTCTAACTCACCCATAAGGAGGATAGAAGAAACCAGGTTGATAACCGTAGGGGTTTTGTTGATGATAGCCAGAACTTCTATTAAAAGGACTTCTAGATGAATTCACGCTTCCAAACGGAGAAATCGGCGATCTCTGATGACCTACAAAATAAAAACCAGAAGAGTTAAGAAAATTGAAAACACACAACGgacaaaaaaaaagtagaagGAACAGAATATACCGTAAGGTAGAGAAGGAAAAGGAGAAGGACGGCCAAGGGAAGCAAGATTACAATTAGCTCGACGACCATCAATAATTGGATTAGGGTCAGCACAAGCTCTCCGGGCAGAATCAGGATCACAGAAAGTAACAAACCCATAACCTTTAGAACGGCCAGTATTCTTGTCGGAGATGACGACGGCTTCAAGGATATCGCCGTACCGTTCGAAATGACGGCGTAGAGTGTGGCTCTGAGTTTCCCATGCCAATCCTCCGACAAAGACCTTGGTATATGTGGTATCGCCGAACGGAGAATTCATTTCATATCCTTGAAGATCGAATTAGGAAGAGGATGTTGTGATTCTCTTCCGAATGGAAAGGAGGATGAAACGATGACGGCGATTTGAGAATTGAAATCGGAATTCAATCAGGAGAGATGGTTACCTTTCCATTGAAATTCAaattggagagagagagaggctgACGTGGAAATAGACTTTGTGCTCATCCAAACAAGAAttactaaaataataataataataccaaTCATTATTATTTTGGAAGGTTCTGGATCCTATTCTTAATCGGATTAAAGAGTGCCTATTCAATTTGAATTTTAAAgtccatttaattttttttttttttttggcataaAGCTCATTTAACCCCTTTAACTATAGGTTCAAATTCAATTAGccctttattttatataaatcagCAATCGGATGTAAAACTCTCCAATCAAACACAAAACTAAAGAGATCTAACTATAAAGTCTAACTAAACCCAAACCTTTTTTCCCTCACTCTCTTTTAACGGATAATATTTTATCTTTAATTCCTTTCATGTTAAAGTCATAGTGAATGTGAAATAGTTGATCGACTAAGTAATATTTTCAAGTTCACAACTATtattttttaatgtatttttctgTATTGCAATTTTAAATTAGTTTCCAGTTTTCCTAAGACGAATGCTATGATGGTAGTTAGCATACCATGGTATGTTGtactaaaaaaaagaaagaaacaagAGCAATGTTGCAGTATAACTCTTTTTCTAGCATAGATATTTTACTGGTGAAAAAAGGAATAGAACTCCTAAGTTTAGTGGTTCTCAACTTTCCAACAGTTGCAGCAGAAGAGGTAGAGGAGTTCATAGATCTGGAATTAAGTTGAAATAAAAGAGCAAgaatatatcatttttacaattttatctcAGGCTCAATGAAACTCTTTTCTAGAACCTGTACAAATTGTTTATTGTAGAACCTCATCTGTGCAAAAGAAAGAGAGCAGAAATTATATCcgttaagagagagagagagaaagaaagagagctGACATTTAGTTAGGATTTAGTTTGATCTTTAGTTTAGTTTGTATTTGATTGGAGAGTTTTGTATAATTGTGGGACCTCATTGCTGATATATGAAGATTGGGGGGCTAATTGATTTTGGCACTGTACTTTGAGGGGCGAAATGAGCTTtatgcttctttttttttaaaggctaaggtgcaaaaaatacccctaaataaaggttgggatagggataaggataaaaatatgatagtcgagaattattattcaatgtttggtacgtgggatagggatagggataaaatgatacattttactattttaaccctatttaaactacataatattaatttaagggataagatggatttttccatcctattaaaattgcaggagcttatctcacctccttataccacctcCCTCCTAGGATAAGAAGCTTATCCCCCATCcgtcttctatctcccaaacaaacacgggataacttatctcgtgtttttttatccttatcacacctcctatatcccttctaacaaacaccccgctaacgttttgggtcgggggcaattttacccttaacgtctaaaatggtgcaattttacctctaacgttggtagtcaagagcaattttacccctaacgttggtaatttgggttaattttaaacactattataaaatataaatatttttgtcTCTTATTCTGCATCAaatgcatatcaattcgttcttaaaaaaaaaaggatttcatgttttttataatttaatactccatccattccattatataggtcattctagcaaattggttttttccctaaatataagtcattctaggattccaatgcttattgtCCAATAGTGATATGAGagagaattattttttgtattggtacatgtgttttttaatattccaatgcttattgcccaatagtgacatgtgagagaattttttttagttaaccaatatatttcttaatttgtgtgaaataccctagaatgacttatataatggaatggatggagtaatagaattggagattaatatttataaatttggtgaattttttgaaattttttttgtctaattcgtacaaaagacattatatttttttattttttatttttttccacatcccaatatatgtttgtgatttgttagtgataaaatgatgcacctgtgaagtatagatgacaagattcatgatcgagaagacaatttgatgaattatttctcaaattaacccaaattatcaacgttagggataaaattgctcttggctactaacgttaggggtaaaattacaccattttaaatgttaggggtaaaattgctcctgatccaaaatgttaagagtatttttgcaccttaacccaaaaaacaTAAGGTTAAATCTCAAttagattttttatttatttataaaaatgctTATTACtaggtttcaaaaaaaaatgcttATTACACATTAGATAGGACAAGTAAAAAAATCATCACAAAGTCTATAAAGTATGTAAAAAAAACCCATAAAAGTATAAAATATacgcacaaaaaaaaatactcattCCGTTTCATATTATCTCTCTTTCTAGAGGTTTTTTTGTTTCATAGTTCATATCGTTCATATCATGTTATATAATCAATACACATTAAATTACTTTCTGTGTGTTATAAAACATGGATTTATggatattaattaaaataaataatttattatataataaatacgtagtgaaatcaataaataaacgacaataaagttttttttttctaatatccttattttctatataactttccaaaaatacacCTAATAAAACAATAGAACAtagagtaaaaaaaaacaaattgaaagttaatttgacctTATTTTTTTTGGCAAGCATGAAaagaaaacacacaaaaaagaCTAAGGCAGAATTATCCTCGGAAAGCTAACACAAAAAAAGGTCATCTAACAACAGCTTTCGAACCTCCTGTGGCggaaaagaaagaacagaaaCTCCAAAGTCAAAATCATGAGCCATACCAGCCAAACAATCAGCAACCcggttctgctcccggaaaaCATGACGAACCTGAACACACTCAAAATTCCTGATAAGATGTTTAATACCTTTAAAGAGATTCCGACCAATACAACCAGCAATGTCATCTCCATTAAGAGCATCCACAATCTCGGAATTGTCCGATTCAATCTCAATCAAACGGTAGCCCTTATTTGAACCAAGAGAGATACCCGAGAAGAGCCCCCAAAGCTCCGCATCATAGGAGGACCCTTTACCAATCTTATGATCGAATCCAGCCACCCAATCTCCATGACTGCCATGAATGACTCCGCCAGCCGAAATGGATCTGTCACTCATCCTCGAGCCATCGGTATTAAGTTTAAGCCACTCCACAGGAGGTCTCACCCAGTGAACATTAGTCTCAACACGAGAAGGCCCATAACTGTCTTCCCCCGAGTTATTCCATACCGCCTGAAAATCATTAACAGTCGAATGGATTACCAATAAAAAGTTCGAGGGGGTTTCCTCTTTTCTATCAAACACAAAATAATTACGCCACCGCTACAAGAGCCAACAGCAAGTGATAAAAGTAATTTGCCAATTATTAATCGAGTTTAGCTCCTTATCCCAGAGGCACTATGAAAACCAATCTAGATCCGGTTTTGCAAAGAAGATAGACATCAGGCGAGTCGGAACAAGGTATCGACATACATCCCCATTCTGCTGACAGTCACGGAGAGTGTGAGTTATATTCTCACAATCAAGCACACAACAAGAGCAAAGATCCATAGAAACCAGGTGTCTGCGAAATCTCTCTTGGTTCGTTAAAAGCTTATGGTGAGCAGTCAGCCAAACGAAACTGCGCAATCTTTGTGGAATTCTTAAGTCCCAGATTTT includes these proteins:
- the LOC136209035 gene encoding uncharacterized protein isoform X1, with translation MNSPFGDTTYTKVFVGGLAWETQSHTLRRHFERYGDILEAVVISDKNTGRSKGYGFVTFCDPDSARRACADPNPIIDGRRANCNLASLGRPSPFPSLPYGHQRSPISPFGSVNSSRSPFNRSSGYHQQNPYGYQPGFFYPPYGYATYGSEFAYPQGVYNPYTGQQYVQVYGMPGTVNPGVNSRGQFNQPVPGIHSYAAVHNYGMPGHQIVEFSGLANRTAASTIPSTQPPHPSGIPAPDAGHTQIVMPINSPQLTSGSDQTAS
- the LOC136209035 gene encoding uncharacterized protein isoform X2 — translated: MNSPFGDTTYTKVFVGGLAWETQSHTLRRHFERYGDILEAVVISDKNTGRSKGYGFVTFCDPDSARRACADPNPIIDGRRANCNLASLGRPSPFPSLPYGHQRSPISPFGSVNSSRSPFNRSSGYHQQNPYGYQPGFFYPPYGYATYGSEFAYPQVYGMPGTVNPGVNSRGQFNQPVPGIHSYAAVHNYGMPGHQIVEFSGLANRTAASTIPSTQPPHPSGIPAPDAGHTQIVMPINSPQLTSGSDQTAS